A stretch of the Aspergillus puulaauensis MK2 DNA, chromosome 6, nearly complete sequence genome encodes the following:
- a CDS encoding serine hydrolase domain-containing protein (COG:V;~EggNog:ENOG410PHAF;~InterPro:IPR001466,IPR012338;~MEROPS:MER0006204;~PFAM:PF00144) gives MPLTEQVTTHLRGIVDKACEDPVSGIPGTTVVVVDKSGEELFAHSAGKRGAGSNEPMTLDNIFWIASCTKMLVGVACMQLVEQGVLKLDDGAQTESLCPELKTFQVLQEDGSLVDKNKAITLRMLLTHTAGFGYTFFNDRLREWSYPAGVDEFSGRIEDVKLPLLFQPGEGWEYGVGIDWAGIALERATGLKLNEYLQKNIFQPLGIKDMSMIPNHEMRKRMAYMNAREADGKLRPRDHLLRAPLVVDLDNKAEVDSVFNSGGAGMYAKPQDYCKILSVLLNDGTCPKTGTKLLNKSTVDEMFSNQIPHFPNYSRQGIPASKPDLTNAVPELYPVPGNPPQGWGLTFMLSNGGGTGRSTSTGHWAGLANLWWWADREKGVAGMVCTQILPFVDMPVLGLWATVEAEIYKALASKSL, from the exons ATGCCACTCACTGAACAAGTCACGACCCATCTGCGCGGTATCGTAGACAAGGCCTGCGAGGATCCTGTCTCCGGTATCCCAGGCACAAcagttgtcgtcgtcgacaagAGCGGCGAGGAACTGTTCGCGCACTCTGCCGGGAAACGCGGGGCTGGGTCAAATGAGCCCATGACGCTAGACAATATCTTCTGGATTGCGTCGTGCACGAAGATGCTCGTCGGGGTTGCCTGCATGCAGCTCGTCGAGCAGGGAGTTCTGAAACTCGACGACGGCGCTCAAACCGAGAGTCTGTGTCCTGAGTTGAAGACATTCCAGGTTCTGCAGGAGGATGGGAGTCTTGTTGATAAAAACAAGGCTATCACGCTTCGCATGCTGTTGACGCATACCGCTGGGTTTGGATATACGTTCTTCAATGATAGATTGCGAGAATGGTCCTATCCAGCTGGGGTGGACGAGTTCTCTGGTCGAATTGAGGATGTCAAACTCCCTTTACTGTTCCAGCCGGGTGAAGGGTGGGAATACGGG GTCGGCATTGACTGGGCGGGAATTGCGCTGGAACGAGCAACCGGGCTGAAACTGAACGAGTACCTGCAGAAGAATATCTTCCAGCCGCTCGGCATCAAAGATATGTCTATGATCCCGAACCACGAAATGCGGAAGCGAATGGCATACATGAATGCCCGAGAGGCAGATGGAAAACTCCGACCTCGCGACCATCTCCTGCGAGCACCACTGGTTGTCGATTTGGACAACAAGGCAGAAGTTGACAGCGTGTTCAACAGCGGCGGCGCAGGAATGTACGCCAAACCACAGGACTACTGCA AAATCCTATCCGTCCTGCTAAACGACGGAACATGCCCGAAAACAGGAACAAAACTGCTGAACAAGAGCACCGTCGACGAGATGTTCTCAAACCAAATCCCCCACTTCCCAAACTACAGCCGCCAGGGCATCCCAGCCTCCAAGCCAGATCTGACGAACGCCGTGCCAGAGCTGtatcctgttcctggaaaCCCGCCGCAGGGCTGGGGACTCACGTTTATGCTTTCGAACGGGGGTGGAACGGGCCGGTCGACGTCGACTGGCCactgggctggactggcgAATCTGTGGTGGTGGGCGGACCGCGAGAAGGGGGTTGCTGGCATGGTCTGTACGCAGATTCTTCCGTTTGTAGACATGCCTGTTCTGGGGCTATGGGCAACGGTGGAGGCGGAGATTTATAAAGCATTGGCTAGTAAATCGCTGTAA
- a CDS encoding putative C6 transcription factor (COG:K;~EggNog:ENOG410PM0D;~InterPro:IPR001138,IPR036864;~PFAM:PF00172;~go_function: GO:0000981 - DNA-binding transcription factor activity, RNA polymerase II-specific [Evidence IEA];~go_function: GO:0008270 - zinc ion binding [Evidence IEA];~go_process: GO:0006355 - regulation of transcription, DNA-templated [Evidence IEA]): MSVQKHPAQTNAPRARRQNHSCDQCRKSKRACDATAGQRAPCSYCARTKKRCTTEWARSRAQSGFKPSRQQPHLDILTREILPWMADQPQVQGDVSSLDGLLDLNPAEDLLGWDCNPAASGPSLSYNLPSLDPIFNDPHAAQEEPEPFDALTPAHYVPNMQLDFCSVPDSTQLPDLGLDPTPSHQSWQTPLSYNTLQYASSSDSRRPSDIGWMPFAQKSPAQTSPRTHSLSPFSIDQQMISASNSHLTSANLLQIYHDVLEHNLSCWVTEQTCPYKRGWQGTTPKAVPEWGSSWSNRIYQRTIKLDRVAQSCKLVSMTKTEERSASKALHLSIMAFATQWAQGSQRHREKYTNTLFDPCSNGSTPEFDRVLQNHFWDQARRALQEVADVESYQVACAELIFALTQRPWESEQDETYNTATQRQHSESSTALSRVRDILQKDGPPVHVERAARKMHALKYRCDAIETGLRKQAHDGKEAITPMDPEDRASISLLYWLAIMFDTVSASMNERPVVIQDEECQHEAETTTTTTTSTPPNKTQVQSRWDMDLFVPGGLDKLTQTHWPCTYSAAAEDITKSAPAKVLLFRHVSYLQNAVRKGADSKLIEDIIRSTTSLYNHWNKTHGAFFTEMVADYNTVPQRLQGWFVCISAHWHLGTLMFADLLDFIHENGLGMQEATACRIQEQIALQIRTHSSGELADLARVATPATMDSALGVSVPQMPDFHHAVNEGTLLTEPWTMIPIRAFTKAGLIFLDAAEELSRLNGGVFVHDSDGFARNVEQAEDCIKGLWLLGKKSDMARKIAETLSGALARLRDGL, from the coding sequence ATGTCTGTCCAGAAACACCCGGCCCAGACGAACGCCCCCCGGGCCCGCCGCCAGAACCACTCGTGCGACCAGTGCAGGAAGTCTAAACGCGCCTGCGATGCCACCGCTGGGCAGCGTGCTCCGTGCTCCTACTGCGCCAGGACGAAGAAACGCTGCACGACCGAATGGGCCCGGTCGCGCGCGCAATCAGGCTTCAAACCATCGCGCCAGCAGCCCCATCTGGATATCTTGACCAGGGAAATCCTGCCATGGATGGCCGACCAGCCTCAAGTCCAGGGAGACGTCAGCTCCTTGGATGGCCTGCTCGACTTGAATCCGGCTGAGGATTTGCTAGGCTGGGACTGCAACCCTGCTGCGTCTGGGCCGTCGCTGAGCTACAACCTGCCATCCCTTGATCCAATTTTCAACGATCCCCACGCAGCGCaggaagaaccagaaccctTCGACGCTTTAACGCCCGCTCACTACGTGCCAAATATGCAGCTAGACTTCTGCAGTGTCCCCGACTCAACCCAGCTCCCAGACCTCGGGCTAGACCCAACCCCCAGTCACCAGTCATGGCAAACCCCACTCTCCTATAACACCCTGCAGTATGCGTCGTCCAGCGACTCAAGACGCCCAAGCGACATCGGCTGGATGCCTTTCGCACAGAAATCACCAGCCCAAACAAGCCCGCGCACGCACTCTctctcccccttctccatcgACCAGCAGATGATCTCCGCATCAAACTCCCATCTAACCTCAGCAAACCTCCTCCAGATCTACCACGACGTGCTCGAACACAATCTCTCCTGCTGGGTAACCGAGCAAACATGCCCCTACAAACGCGGCTGGCAGGGAACCACGCCCAAAGCAGTCCCGGAATGGGGCTCGTCCTGGTCCAACAGGATCTACCAACGGACGATAAAACTCGACCGCGTCGCGCAGTCATGTAAACTAGTCAGCATGACAAAGACCGAGGAGCGGTCCGCGTCCAAAGCGCTGCACCTCTCCATCATGGCATTCGCGACGCAGTGGGCCCAGGGTAGTCAGCGGCACCGCGAGAAATACACCAATACGCTCTTCGACCCGTGTAGTAATGGGAGCACTCCTGAATTCGACCGCGTGCTCCAGAACCATTTCTGGGATCAGGCAAGGCGCGCTCTGCAGGAGGTTGCCGATGTCGAGTCGTATCAAGTCGCCTGCGCGGAGCTTATCTTCGCCTTGACGCAGCGGCCGTGGGAGTCTGAACAGGATGAAACATACAACACGGCAACACAACGGCAACACTCCGAATCAAGTACAGCATTATCGCGAGTCCGCGATATACTACAAAAAGACGGACCACCGGTACACGTCGAACGAGCAGCGCGGAAGATGCACGCACTGAAATACCGATGCGACGCGATCGAGACCGGACTTCGCAAGCAAGCCCACGACGGCAAAGAAGCAATTACACCCATGGACCCAGAGGATCGAGCGTCAATCAGCCTGTTATATTGGCTGGCGATAATGTTCGACACGGTCTCGGCGTCCATGAACGAGCGCCCGGTCGTGATCCAAGACGAAGAGTGCCAGCACGAAGCCgaaacaaccacaaccacaaccacatcaACACCCCCAAATAAAACTCAAGTGCAATCCCGCTGGGACATGGACCTCTTCGTCCCGGGCGGCCTCGACAAACTCACCCAAACGCACTGGCCATGCACATActccgcagccgcagaagaCATAACAAAATCCGCCCCGGCAAaagtcctcctcttccgccacGTCTCGTACCTCCAAAACGCCGTCCGGAAAGGCGCAGACAGCAAACTAATCGAAGACATCATCCGCAGCACAACATCCCTATACAACCACTGGAACAAGACCCACGGCGCATTCTTCACGGAGATGGTAGCCGATTATAACACCGTCCCGCAGCGCCTTCAGGGCTGGTTCGTGTGTATCTCTGCCCATTGGCATTTAGGGACATTGATGTTCGCGGATCTACTCGACTTCATACACGAGAATGGTCTAGGCATGCAGGAGGCCACGGCGTGCCGGATACAAGAGCAAATCGCGCTTCAAATCCGAACCCACAGTTCTGGGGAACTGGCGGATCTCGCGCGCGTCGCTACGCCCGCGACTATGGATTCAGCCCTGGGTGTATCTGTACCGCAGATGCCTGATTTCCACCACGCCGTGAACGAGGGGACGCTCCTTACAGAGCCGTGGACGATGATTCCGATCCGGGCGTTTACGAAGGCCGGGCTGATATTTCTTGACGCAGCGGAGGAGTTGTCTCGTTTGAATGGAGGGGTGTTTGTGCATGATAGTGATGGCTTTGCGCGGAATGTTGAGCAGGCGGAGGACTGTATTAAGGGGTTGTGGCTGTTGGGGAAGAAGTCGGATATGGCGAGGAAAATTGCAGAGACGCTTTCGGGGGCGTTGGCGAGATTGAGGGATGGGTTGTGA
- a CDS encoding flavin-containing monooxygenase (COG:Q;~EggNog:ENOG410PFFP;~InterPro:IPR020946,IPR036188;~PFAM:PF07992,PF13738,PF13450;~go_function: GO:0004499 - N,N-dimethylaniline monooxygenase activity [Evidence IEA];~go_function: GO:0050660 - flavin adenine dinucleotide binding [Evidence IEA];~go_function: GO:0050661 - NADP binding [Evidence IEA];~go_process: GO:0055114 - oxidation-reduction process [Evidence IEA]), with the protein MGSLGDTLPSPKKYNTELTDYSVTHGDKTGPYAENLEVDALVVGAGFAGIFMLKTLRDRGLKTVIFEAGNDTGGTWRWNCYPGAGVDSEVPEYEFSWPEVYNTWNWPNNYPDYKNLRDYFDHVDRVIGVKKDCAFNTVVVGARFDTDAGRWNVDTADGRVTRAKYLVLGTGFAAKRYIPPWPGMDKFKGTVHHSSFWPDTDVPVSNKRCAIIGTGASGVQITQAWGPVAGDLKVFQRTPNLAVPMRKRALTIEEQERIKPYYPELFRYRETSFAGFMYDWHEKNTFDDSPEERDAFYESVWKDGGFRYWVAVYKDNLFNPEANKESYKFWAKKTRARIGDPKLREQLAPWEMPHYFGIKRPCLELNYYEQFNRENVHLVDIKENPIKEFTETGILLQDGSHHELDVVAVATGFDVVTGVMTQLGLKSIDGAELEKEWIPGAKTYLGTTVSGYPNMFHIYGPHGPTLLSNGPTSVAVQGRWIADTISKIEANGVKYINPKLEAADKWKKHVVELNDRTLFPTTRSTYMGGSIPGKVYEPVCYSGGIPAYAVEIRKALDSWEEGFDVVKS; encoded by the exons ATGGGTAGTCTCGGAGATACCCTCCCATCGCCTAAGAAGTATAACACCGAACTCACGGACTACTCCGTTACACACGGTGACAAAACAGGTCCTTATGCTGAGAACCTCGAGGTTGATGCCTTGGTAGTCGGTGCCGGGTTTG CCGGCATATTCATGCTCAAGACCCTGCGCGACCGGGGTCTCAAAACCGTCATATTCGAAGCCGGCAACGACACTGGCGGCACCTGGCGCTGGAACTGCTACCCCGGCGCAGGGGTGGACTCGGAAGTGCCGGAGTACGAGTTCAGCTGGCCCGAGGTGTACAACACGTGGAACTGGCCGAACAACTACCCCGACTACAAGAACCTGCGGGATTACTTTGATCATGTGGACAGGGTGATTGGAGTGAAGAAGGACTGCGCGTTTAAcacggttgttgttggggcgCGGTTTGATACGGATGCTGGCAGGTGGAATGTTGATACGGCTGATGGGAGGGTTACTAGGGCTAAGTATCTTGTGCTGGGGACTGGATTT GCTGCAAAACGGTATATCCCCCCATGGCCGGGCATGGACAAATTCAAAGGAACAGTCCACCACTCCTCCTTCTGGCCGGACACCGACGTCCCCGTTTCCAACAAACGCTGCGCAATCATCGGCACCGGCGCCTCGGGCGTCCAAATCACACAAGCATGGGGCCCCGTCGCAGGGGATCTCAAAGTCTTCCAGCGCACCCCGAACCTCGCCGTACCCATGCGCAAGCGCGCTCTCACCatcgaagaacaagaacgCATTAAACCGTACTACCCCGAGCTCTTCCGGTACCGCGAGACCAGTTTCGCGGGGTTCATGTATGACTGGCACGAGAAGAACACCTTTGACGATTCCCCCGAGGAACGGGACGCGTTCTATGAATCGGTCTGGAAGGACGGCGGGTTCCGGTACTGGGTTGCCGTGTACAAGGACAATCTGTTCAACCCGGAGGCGAATAAAGAGTCGTACAAGTTCtgggcgaagaagacgcgTGCGCGCATTGGGGATCCGAAACTGCGTGAGCAGTTGGCGCCGTGGGAGATGCCGCATTATTTTGGCATTAAGCGGCCGTGTCTGGAATTGAACTACTACGAGCAGTTTAATCGCGAGAATGTGCATCTCGtggatatcaaggagaatCCGATTAAGGAGTTTACGGAGACGGGCATTCTGTTGCAGGATGGGAGCCATCATGagcttgatgttgttgctgttgcgaCGGGGTTT GACGTCGTCACTGGTGTAATGACCCAACTCGGTCTGAAGAGCATCGACGGCGCagagctcgagaaggaatGGATCCCAGGCGCAAAGACATACCTGGGCACAACCGTCAGCGGATATCCCAACATGTTCCACATCTACGGTCCGCACGGTCCAACGCTGCTCAGTAACGGTCCCACTTCAGTTGCCGTACAGGGCCGCTGGATCGCCGACACGATTTCCAAGATCGAGGCGAACGGGGTCAAGTATATCAACCCTAAACTCGAGGCCGCGGATAAGTGGAAGAAACACGTTGTGGAGCTGAATGACCGCACGCTGTTCCCGACTACCAGGTCTACCTATATGGGTGGGAGTATCCCAGGGAAGGTGTATGAGCCGGTGTGCTATTCTGGTGGGATTCCGGCGTATGCAGTTGAGATTCGGAAGGCGCTGGATagctgggaggagggattcGATGTTGTCAAGTCTTGA
- a CDS encoding uncharacterized protein (COG:S;~EggNog:ENOG410PRNH;~InterPro:IPR011009) yields MATADQGVPGGYRQFELELYRHPERYGSKTAGFTAKHDLYSVGVVLLEIALWTTTSRQFAGPISKAKAKQALPPVGIVSEAVAKLSQDVRVAQEMGTEYARLIKRCLQTDFQVEQHDEQESGLLGQFQDLVIDRLNTGVAL; encoded by the coding sequence ATGGCGACAGCAGATCAGGGCGTGCCAGGCGGGTATCGTCAGTTCGAGCTTGAGCTCTACCGGCATCCAGAGCGCTACGGGTCCAAGACGGCCGGATTCACAGCCAAGCATGACTTATACTCCGTGGGAGTCGTGCTTCTTGAGATTGCGCTGTGGACGACCACGTCCAGACAGTTCGCTGGGCCTATATCCAAGGCAAAAGCCAAACAGGCACTGCCGCCTGTGGGTATAGTTAGCGAGGCAGTCGCCAAGCTTAGCCAGGATGTGCGCGTGGCTCAGGAAATGGGGACCGAGTATGCGCGGTTGATTAAGAGATGCTTGCAGACGGACTTTCAGGTGGAGCAACATGATGAGCAGGAAAGTGGGCTGTTGGGGCAGTTCCAGGATTTAGTTATTGATCGTTTGAATACGGGTGTTGCTTTATAA
- a CDS encoding uncharacterized protein (COG:S;~EggNog:ENOG410PIU8;~InterPro:IPR011990,IPR036770;~go_function: GO:0005515 - protein binding [Evidence IEA]) has translation MLNLSPSNNGSGTRISYWADGHTIIALLEAGADPVTTVEGENILSLWLNGAHRASPSPERFDQVLIAIINRLPNINTKMDYYGFGVSEKTILHRLVEDQFSDPSYVRRVLRIFLDADINRPLNIDGLDSSGRTSLLALLDCINRWEPVQDNILETARAFIEAGARLDFVSASGDSALSSVIDAVNFSQSLEEGRITVSNIEKVLTLDPGAKLVDHLPVSVLAEALYRGHILIAAALLRHRMKDSINRVTGSSTWLEGDLFDDNPHALATVSQQLGKPTFISARVSGTHRHGAIGTHISDLAFCGMGRTRFYAWSRSLVTAYPMLPLAGVKQSCTGKNHWEDEEGKDTLFEWTWTEPQSARPAETDAPCEFANPLRDLDPLLTAMEKQRKFEPMVLNPGFDRRRDIGRSRTSSLRGHSCPGTERRWLSGLEAIKRPTVKYYAYTVQELQTTGWRRDSLPGLNTDITADLAFEKLQDYVFCSDGGGLPVGGSRVLERVDDDTESPDEWWLQGMPRHQGRGYYPLISRALDEKLDSLERWYAKPKDFDLDTGIAMAKQAIMSTTGGHPRREEWIENLREKFQLQDLQRHIDLPEGLDTWSQVDLRSIYELEKSINAHRYDAWSVSAGSPHRFRSLTCLVTHLEALYNHTGEMTFLDEAVSTARQALEDSLADDWDMLGLSDEVDRSLYRSNLAALLTLRYNRTAVSDLDQAIDMARQFVREVGAQDHFRANSVLRKLGINLERRYELTGHISFLNEAIEVAQQILEADRDEDVDEADALHDLLSRLWRRYRAAGSRSDCETAWQCATLFRHSMLREIKPPATGGSAKDSADCSTDDATGYLTEDSAELEGSSTESDESTSGSRK, from the coding sequence ATGCTGAATCTCTCGCCGAGTAACAATGGCAGCGGTACTAGGATTTCCTACTGGGCCGATGGACACACAATTATCGCTCTTCTCGAGGCAGGGGCTGATCCTGTTACGACTGTCGAAGGGGAGAATATTCTATCGCTGTGGCTGAACGGTGCACACCGGGCCTCGCCGTCTCCCGAGAGGTTCGACCAGGTTCTCATCGCCATTATCAACCGGCTGCCAAACATCAACACGAAAATGGACTATTATGGTTTCGGTGTATCCGAAAAGACGATTCTACACAGGCTGGTCGAGGACCAGTTCTCGGACCCAAGCTATGTCCGCCGCGTTTTGAGGATATTTCTAGACGCCGACATTAACCGGCCGCTGAACATTGACGGGCTGGATAGCAGCGGAAGGACATCCCTGCTGGCACTCCTAGACTGTATAAACCGATGGGAGCCCGTTCAAGACAACATTCTGGAGACAGCCCGGGCCTTTATAGAGGCAGGGGCTCGCTTAGATTTCGTTTCTGCTAGCGGGGACTCAGCCCTAAGTTCTGTTATTGACGCGGTCAATTTTTCGCAATCCCTTGAGGAAGGTCGGATCACCGTATCCAATATAGAGAAGGTGTTAACATTGGATCCAGGGGCAAAGTTGGTTGACCACCTCCCCGTGTCAGTGCTGGCGGAAGCTCTTTACCGCGGCCATATTCTGATTGCAGCGGCCCTATTGAGGCACAGAATGAAGGATTCCATTAATAGGGTTACTGGAAGTTCAACCTGGCTAGAAGGGGATTTGTTCGACGACAATCCACATGCCCTCGCCACCGTTTCACAACAACTCGGCAAGCCCACATTTATCAGTGCTCGAGTCTCCGGCACGCACAGGCACGGCGCCATCGGAACCCACATCTCTGACCTGGCCTTCTGCGGTATGGGGAGGACCCGTTTTTACGCATGGAGCCGGAGTTTGGTAACGGCCTACCCGATGCTTCCGCTCGCAGGTGTGAAACAAAGCTGCACAGGGAAGAACCactgggaagatgaagaggggaAAGACACACTCTTTGAATGGACCTGGACAGAACCACAGTCTGCCAGACCAGCAGAAACTGACGCTCCTTGCGAATTTGCCAACCCCCTCAGGGATCTCGATCCCCTGCTCACGGCTATGGAGAAACAACGAAAGTTCGAGCCCATGGTCCTCAACCCGGGGTTTGACAGGCGGAGGGATATTGGGCGCTCACGGACATCCTCGCTGCGAGGCCACTCCTGCCCTGGAACAGAGAGGCGCTGGTTGAGTGGACTTGAAGCAATCAAGCGGCCGACAGTCAAGTACTATGCCTACACCGTGCAAGAGCTCCAGACGACCGGATGGCGGCGCGACTCTCTACCCGGCCTAAACACCGATATCACGGCCGATCTAGCTTTCGAGAAACTCCAGGATTATGTTTTTTGCTCCGATGGCGGTGGTTTGCCGGTGGGGGGGAGTCGGGTTCTGGAGAGAGTGGACGACGACACAGAATCGCCCGACGAGTGGTGGCTGCAAGGAATGCCTCGCCATCAAGGGCGGGGGTATTATCCATTAATTTCACGTGCGCTCGACGAAAAGCTTGACTCTCTGGAGAGATGGTACGCGAAGCCGAAAGACTTTGATTTGGACACCGGCATAGCCAtggccaagcaggccatcATGTCTACCACAGGCGGGCATCCACGCCGCGAAGAATGGATCGAGAATCTTCGCGAGAAGTTCCAGCTGCAAGATCTGCAGCGCCATATAGATCTCCCTGAGGGGCTTGATACGTGGTCTCAGGTAGATCTACGAAGCATTTACGAGCTGGAGAAGTCCATCAATGCACACAGGTATGATGCCTGGTCTGTCTCGGCTGGTTCTCCCCATCGGTTCAGATCATTGACCTGCCTTGTCACACATCTTGAAGCCCTGTACAATCACACGGGCGAAATGACTTTCCTGGATGAGGCTGTAAGTACCGCGAGACAGGCGCTTGAGGATAGTCTTGCAGATGACTGGGATATGCTTGGATTATCCGACGAGGTGGACCGGTCACTCTATCGGTCCAATCTCGCTGCATTACTTACGCTGCGGTATAACCGAACAGCCGTTTCAGACTTGGATCAAGCTATAGATATGGCACGACAGTTCGTACGAGAAGTTGGCGCGCAGGACCATTTCCGCGCGAATTCCGTCTTGAGAAAGCTCGGTATCAACCTTGAAAGACGATACGAGCTGACGGGCCACATCTCCTTTCTAAATGAGGCTATAGAAGTGGCGCAGCAGATCTTGGAAGCCGATCGAGATGAGGATGTAGACGAGGCAGACGCCCTACACGATTTGCTATCGAGGCTTTGGCGCCGATATCGCGCGGCTGGCAGTAGGTCCGACTGTGAAACGGCCTGGCAGTGTGCAACGCTCTTCCGGCACTCCATGCTACGTGAAATCAAGCCGCCTGCGACGGGAGGGTCGGCGAAGGACTCGGCAGATTGTTCGACGGACGATGCAACAGGGTATTTAACAGAGGACTCGGCAGAGCTAGAGGGAAGCAGCACAGAAAGTGATGAATCTACATCAGGGAGTAGAAAATGA
- a CDS encoding uncharacterized protein (COG:S;~EggNog:ENOG410PY33) gives MSAFPELTDPVRVAVLKDIFGDIVPEDPLFWAFGAIAGVNELASLLNLRAEEKNVISYITTWTSVLKIWITNGRMQWNWPRAQRRDNHTCLLTGATDSSVLGTRICRFASGCEMVPPPSFYLAIQIFWNRLCKLFTQNRVRRWAAAVGRAQGSIGILQNMVCLSDPARRLWKLGRFALKPLSRSSSTLSGMATSLTVEFHWIWRQGNERFAEPPVLFNHRTGNWIRSGDIFTLYTDDPVFMPLPSVDILDMQWVLTRAVGLARASLGPKVALLLDTNDPEIAEDVSGEMAEDEPESEDGDGDGNGGVRWETVASMIQGADDKPAREEDLFATVGLYNAALNFEELVIFPAIAAGSSGVVEI, from the exons ATGTCAGCGTTCCCAGAACTCACAGATCCGGTCCGCGTGGCCGTACTCAAGGACATCTTCGGCGACATCGTCCCAGAGGACCCCCTCTTCTGGGCCTTTGGAGCAATCGCTGGTGTAAACGAACTGGCGTCCCTCTTGAACCTGAGAGCCGAGGAGAAAAATGTCATTTCTTATATAACCACCTGGACCAGTGTGTTAAAGATTT GGATAACCAACGGACGTATGCAATGGAACTGGCCCAGGGCGCAGCGCAGAGATAACCACACCTGTCTGCTCACCGGCGCTACCGATTCAAGCGTCCTAGGGACTCGCATCTGCCGCTTCGCTTCGGGCTGTGAAATGGTGCCCCCACCTTCATTCTACCTAGCTATCCAAATCTTCTGGAACCGGCTGTGCAAGCTATTCACCCAGAATCGCGTCCGTCGCTGGGCAGCCGCAGTCGGACGGGCCCAAGGCAGTATCGGCATTCTCCAGAACATGGTGTGTCTCTCCGATCCAGCGCGCAGACTCTGGAAGCTCGGTCGGTTTGCGCTGAAGCCGCTCAGCAGGAGCAGTAGCACTCTTTCTGGAATGGCTACGAGCCTTACGGTCGAGTTTCATTGGATTTGGAGACAGGGTAATGAACGGTTTGCGGAGCCTCCGGTGCTGTTTAATCACAGGACTGGGAACTGGATTCGCTCGGGGGATATCTTCACTTTGTATACGGATGACCCTGTTTTCATGCCGCTCCCGTCTGTGGACATTTTGGATATGCAGTGGGTCCTGACTCGAGCTGTGGGCCTGGCGAGGGCGTCTCTTGGACCGAAGGTTGCACTCCTACTCGATACGAATGATCCTGAGATTGCCGAGGACGTCAGCGGTGAAATGGCTGAGGATGAGCCAGAGtctgaggatggagatggagatggaaatggTGGGGTCAGATGGGAAACAGTGGCCTCGATGATCCAAGGCGCTGACGATAAGCCAGCCAGGGAGGAGGATCTGTTCGCCACGGTTGGCTTGTATAATGCTGCGTTGAACTTTGAGGAGCTTGTTATTTTTCCGGCGATTGCTGCAGGTTCctctggtgttgttgagatCTGA
- a CDS encoding RidA family protein (COG:J;~EggNog:ENOG410Q9YR;~InterPro:IPR006175,IPR035959;~PFAM:PF01042) has product MSGLTYYNYPGVGTTNNKTYSYSQAVRIGNIIKCSGQGGWDTDGEIRTQDVKVQIEKAFTNVETNLRDAGLRGWDDVFSVRSYHISLAGSFDLMVEQFRKAMPGHQPVWTCVGVTELGIPGMVVEIEVEARVPGG; this is encoded by the coding sequence ATGTCCGGCCTGACCTACTACAACTACCCCGGTGTCGGGACcacaaacaacaaaaccTACAGCTACAGCCAAGCCGTGCGAATCGGGAACATCATAAAATGCTCCGGACAGGGCGGGTGGGACACCGACGGGGAAATCCGCACGCAGGACGTGAAAGTTCAAATCGAGAAAGCGTTCACGAATGTAGAGACGAACCTGCGCGATGCGGGCCTGCGTGGGTGGGACGATGTTTTCTCGGTTCGCAGCTACCATATTAGTCTGGCGGGGAGTTTTGATCTTATGGTTGAGCAGTTCAGAAAGGCGATGCCCGGGCATCAGCCGGTTTGGACTTGTGTGGGTGTTACAGAGTTGGGGATTCCTGGGATGgtggttgagattgaggttgaggccAGGGTTCCTGGGGGTTGA